AATCGATGTTCGGGAACGCTTCCTTCATCCGGTCGATGGTGCGCTTGGTGTGGTAGTTGAGACCACCCGTCCAGCCATGCGTGGCAGCCGGGATGGAGATGCCGATCACGGCGTCCGCAGAAAGCGCCGGCGACGCCAAACCTGCGACCGCAACCGCGCCGGCGGCAATAAGGGACTTCAGTCTATTGAGCATTTCGTTCCTCCTGTTGAAGCTAAGAAATCGTGATGTCGTCAGTCTTGCGCACGATCGCGCTGCAGGAAGACGGCAATGATGATGATCGCGCCCTGGAACGCGCCGTTAAGGTAGGGGCTGATGAAGCCCGTTAGGTTCAGGATGTTGCTGATGAAGCCGAGGATCAGCACACCGACGATCGTGCCCCAGATGCGACCGAAGCCGCCGCTGAGCGCCGTGCCGCCGATGATGACGGCGGCAATCGCCTCCAGCTCCCACATGAGGCCGGTCGAGGGCGTGGCCGCGCCGAGCCGCGGGACGTAGATGACAGTGGCGACGGCGACGCAGAGACCCTGGATGACATAGGTGAGGATGCGCACCCGGCTGACGGGAATGGCCGAGTAAAAGGCGACATGCCGGTTCGAGCCGATGGCGGCGACATGCCGGCCGAAGCGCATGCGCCTCAAAGCAAGCTCGCCGATGACCGCGATGACCGCGAGCACGACGATCGGCACCGCAATGCCGAAGACCTGCCCGTAATAGATCGGGCGGGCCGCGTCGCGCAGCGAGAAGTCCAGCGAGATCGAGCCGCCGTCCGCAAGCCAGGTGATGACCGAGCGGAAGATACCCATGGCGCCGAGCGTGACGATGAAGGCCTCCACCCGGCCCCTGACAATCATGAAGCCGTTGATGAAGCCGGCGAAAGCACCGATGGCGAGCGAGAAGACGATGCCGGCGGCGACGAGCAGCCAGCCATCGCCGAGCGTGGCGGCGGCGGCGTTCATGAACATGATCGTCATGCCGGCGACGAGCGCCGAGAGCGAACCGACCGAAAGGTCAAGCCCGCCAGCGGTGATGACGAAGGTGGCCCCGACCGCGATGATGCCGATGATGGCGCTGCGCGTGAAGACGTTTGACAGGTTCTCCGCGCCAAGGAAGCTGTCGCTCATCGCCGTGCCGATCAGCATCAGCAGGATCAGCGCGAGGAGCGGACCGGCGGCCTCGAGAATGCGCATGAGGGAGCGGCCCGGCGACGAGGCTGCGCCGCCGGCGGTCGTTGCGGTGATGTCGGTCAATGGCTTGCCTCCTCCCTGGGGGTCTTCTCATCAAGGCCCATGGCAAATCGGATAATGTCGTTCTCGTTGATGTCTTCGCCCGAAAGCTCGCCGGCGATGCGCCCGCGGCGCATGACGAGCACCCGGTCGGAAAGGCCGACGATCTCCTGCATCTCCGAGGAGATGACGACGATGGCCTTGCCCTCGGCGGCGAGGCCCGCGATGATCTCGTAGATCTGCTGCTTTGCGCCGATATCGACGCCGCGCGTCGGTTCGTCGAAGACGACGAGGTCCGGCTCCACGCCTAGCGTCTTGGCGATGAGCACCTTCTGCTGGTTGCCGCCGCTGAGCGCACCGGCCGTGACATCCAGCCGGCCGGCGCGAATGTCGTAGCGCTTGACCGCCGCCTCCAGCGCATTCCGTTCGGCACGCCGGTCGATCCATGCAGCCCCGGCGATAGCGCCACGGGTGAGCGCGACGTTCTGGTCCAGCGACTTGCCGAGCAGCAGGCCCTTGCCCTTGCGGTCTTCCGTCAGGTAGGCGAGCTTCAGCGCCCACGCTTCGCGCGCCGCCGGCAGGCGCCGTTCCTTGCCGCGCAGCACGAAGGAGCGGCACCTCGCCTGACGCAGACCAAGCAGCGCTTCGAACAGTTCCGTGCGGCCCGAGCCGACGAGGCCGGAAATGCCAAGGACTTCCCCCTCGCGGATATCGAGCGAGGCATCCTCGACGGTATCGGGCGAGGAAAGGCCGACGACGCTGAGCAGCGCCTTGCGCGGCGCGGCACCCCGACGGGGCGGGTAGATCTCCGCCAGCGGCCGACCGACCATGGCCTCGGCCATCTCGTCCTCGGAAATGGCTTGGGCCTTTTCCACCCGCACGATCTGCCCGTCGCGCAGCACCGCGACGCGGTCGGCGATCGCCTTCACCTCGTCGAGACGATGCGATGTGAAGATCACCGACCCGCCGCTTTCGCGGAAGGCGCGGATACGGGTAAAGAGATTGCCGGCCTCGGCCGCCGAAAGGACAGCGGTCGGCTCGTCCATCAGAATGAGTTTCGGCTGGCGGGCGAAGGCTTTCGCAAGCTCGATCATCTGCCAGTCGGAAACCGGCAGGTCGCGAAGCCGCGCCCGTACCGGAGCCATCGAGCCGAGTTCGGCGAGAAGCGCGCGCGCCCTCGTCTCCATCGCCTTGCGATCGGTAAAAAGGCCGCGCGTCAACTCGCGTCCGAGGAAGACGTTCTCCGCTACCGTCAGGTGCGGCGCGAGGCAGAATTCCTGGTGCACCATGACGATACCCGCACGCTCGGCGTCGTGCAGCGTCGCCGGCGCAGAGGCGCCGTCCAGCAGCATCGCCCCGGCAGAGGGGGCGGCCAGACCTGCGGCGATGCGCATGAGGGTCGACTTGCCCGCGCCGTTCTCGCCGACAAGGGCGAGCACTTCGCCCGGTTCGACGACGAGATCGATGCCCTTCAGAACGGGCACGACGCCGTAGGATTTC
This DNA window, taken from Shinella zoogloeoides, encodes the following:
- a CDS encoding sugar ABC transporter ATP-binding protein — encoded protein: MALLTFRQIEKSYGVVPVLKGIDLVVEPGEVLALVGENGAGKSTLMRIAAGLAAPSAGAMLLDGASAPATLHDAERAGIVMVHQEFCLAPHLTVAENVFLGRELTRGLFTDRKAMETRARALLAELGSMAPVRARLRDLPVSDWQMIELAKAFARQPKLILMDEPTAVLSAAEAGNLFTRIRAFRESGGSVIFTSHRLDEVKAIADRVAVLRDGQIVRVEKAQAISEDEMAEAMVGRPLAEIYPPRRGAAPRKALLSVVGLSSPDTVEDASLDIREGEVLGISGLVGSGRTELFEALLGLRQARCRSFVLRGKERRLPAAREAWALKLAYLTEDRKGKGLLLGKSLDQNVALTRGAIAGAAWIDRRAERNALEAAVKRYDIRAGRLDVTAGALSGGNQQKVLIAKTLGVEPDLVVFDEPTRGVDIGAKQQIYEIIAGLAAEGKAIVVISSEMQEIVGLSDRVLVMRRGRIAGELSGEDINENDIIRFAMGLDEKTPREEASH
- a CDS encoding ABC transporter permease: MTDITATTAGGAASSPGRSLMRILEAAGPLLALILLMLIGTAMSDSFLGAENLSNVFTRSAIIGIIAVGATFVITAGGLDLSVGSLSALVAGMTIMFMNAAAATLGDGWLLVAAGIVFSLAIGAFAGFINGFMIVRGRVEAFIVTLGAMGIFRSVITWLADGGSISLDFSLRDAARPIYYGQVFGIAVPIVVLAVIAVIGELALRRMRFGRHVAAIGSNRHVAFYSAIPVSRVRILTYVIQGLCVAVATVIYVPRLGAATPSTGLMWELEAIAAVIIGGTALSGGFGRIWGTIVGVLILGFISNILNLTGFISPYLNGAFQGAIIIIAVFLQRDRAQD